TTGTTCACCTCATCAAATATAAATAATCTTCACTACAACTTCCTATTTGTCTAATTGACTATAAATAATTCATGTTTCACTACTCTACTTTTCTACACTATATAATATAATTCATCTATTGATTTATCAGCTCAAATTTCCGCTTTTCCTCTATCATCACTCAAAAAACTCTATGTCATCTATAAACTATTCCAAAAACATGGGTTAAAAAACGTTGTTTTTTGCTCTTTATTCGCTCCAGAAGCGTCTCTAAACCACTATATGTTATGGTCAATTTCTACTTTTGTCCTCTGAACCACAATACGTCATCACAATTATACTCTCAACGTACCTTGAGGTGACAATAAAGATGGTGTAAGGGTATATTATCCCCCCAGTGGATATATCTATTTTAAACTAATAAAAACTTATATTCAAATTAAATACACCTAATTAGGTGTATTTAAAGTAAATTCTCATATTTTTGTTTCCCATATAAAACCCTCATAATGATAACTTGTTCCTTTTCTTCCTCAACTAAATAAAATACTATATAATTATCAACTATTAATTTTCTATAGCCCTTATTTCTCAGATATTCATCAGCAACATAATTACATGAAAAAGGAAACTCTTTCAATCTCATAATTTCTTTTTCTATTTTTTCTAGAATATTAGTAGCTGCGGATGTAGCAAATAATTCTTCTAATATATATTTGTAAATATTATCTAGATCATCTGCCGCCTTCGGGGTCATTTTTATAGTATATTTATTTACCATACCTATCTTTTAAACTTTCAAATACTGCTTCAGCATCTAAAAGCTTTTCTCCATTATTAATTTGATTTTCTGCTTCTGCTAACTTTTCATATAAATCTGCTTTAGCTAATTTATCTTTATAAGTCTCCATACTCATAACTACCAGGTGTCCATATCCATTTTTTGTAATATAGATAGGTTCTTTACTTTCTTCACAAAGTTTTGATATTTCAGTTGTATCTCTTAAATCCTTTATTGGTCTTATTTCAATCATAACATTTCCTCCTTGCCAATATTATGACTTTATTATATCATAATTATGTTCAAACTACCATTTGTTTTATTTGTTTTTAATAAATATTATTTTTCTATATCAATATTCTAGCTAAGCAACTTTTATATTTATGTCATACCTATTATCCTTTAATATGGTTTCTTTTATATCTTTAAATTTAATATCTAAATTACTATCGTAATAACCATATACATGAGAAAATGTTATATCTGATTTATTTAATCTTTTATCTATCCAATGTAGATCATCTTCTCGTAAAATTTCTTCATAATCTTCCATGGCCGCTAAAAATATGTCCTCAATTTGCAATATATTTCTGTTACTACTTACAGCGTATTCTAAAGCAATATCAATTATAGATGCTTTATCAATTCTTTGCCTATTATCTACCTCTAAGTACCCGCAAGTATTATCATTATATTTTGCTATTTTATCTATGCTTCTATATTAATTTTTAAATTGGAACCAATGTATCCACATTTGTTCTAGCTTTTGTTAGTATTTGTATCCCTGCACTCACAATCTTTTCCACCCCCTTGACGATTAAAATAAGATTGATTACTACACCACTCCTTCTTGGCTGGAAATTTGGAACCATAAGCATTGATGTCCTAGAACTCGACCTTAGGGAGAAGTGAAGCGAGAGCAATTACTTTTGCCATAAACATTTCTCCTTTCACGCAAAAAGCCGGTTGCGCTGAAATTTTTAGTGCAACCGGCTTTTTGAATAGTATCTATATAAAAAGAGAACCCCGCAAAAAAGGCGTTCTCTTGGACAAACATTTACTGAGCTTCTAATCCAATCAACAGTTAATTTCTTGGTACAGCGAAGTCACTATTTGATTGGATGTCTCTGTTAATCAATTTAACTATCATACCCAATTCAGGGATACGCTTATTCAATTGCTAAACCCGATTGTGAGAATTCTAATTAAAATTCATTCGTCTTTGTACTGCAAACGGCATCTAAGAAAAACTGAGGTGCATGGCCGATCTCTAGCTTTTCAAAATCTGATTGCAACATATATCTCTGCAATAATGGTAAGCACTCGTCCAAATCATTTTGCCTGTTTCCTATAACTGGGTCTGCTAATAAGCAAAAACCAAAATCAGAATATAGTTTGATTGCTCTATAACTTTCTGGTTGAGTATGCAAAAATATCGGGTATTCATTTTCAGATAAACTCTTCATAACGATTGAAAGTAGTGCCCTACCTATACCTTCCCCTTCATAATCTTTCAAGACCTTAAACCAATGTAAAGTCCATATCGAGTTGTAAGATTTCCATAAAAAACAAGTTCCTATAGGCTTATCTTC
This genomic stretch from Irregularibacter muris harbors:
- a CDS encoding type II toxin-antitoxin system RelE/ParE family toxin, whose translation is MVNKYTIKMTPKAADDLDNIYKYILEELFATSAATNILEKIEKEIMRLKEFPFSCNYVADEYLRNKGYRKLIVDNYIVFYLVEEEKEQVIIMRVLYGKQKYENLL
- a CDS encoding type II toxin-antitoxin system Phd/YefM family antitoxin: MIEIRPIKDLRDTTEISKLCEESKEPIYITKNGYGHLVVMSMETYKDKLAKADLYEKLAEAENQINNGEKLLDAEAVFESLKDRYGK
- a CDS encoding GNAT family N-acetyltransferase — encoded protein: MEEQIPDKNLFMMCRKLDNDATRELPNGFHVRYCRKNELDIWKAMHFDTPELATEYYDFMKGYFNDVYLPKGDLFFQRCIFVCDQEDKPIGTCFLWKSYNSIWTLHWFKVLKDYEGEGIGRALLSIVMKSLSENEYPIFLHTQPESYRAIKLYSDFGFCLLADPVIGNRQNDLDECLPLLQRYMLQSDFEKLEIGHAPQFFLDAVCSTKTNEF